The Alnus glutinosa chromosome 7, dhAlnGlut1.1, whole genome shotgun sequence genome includes a region encoding these proteins:
- the LOC133872699 gene encoding uncharacterized protein LOC133872699: MELMVITARRLWLRRNSFIFEGVFSSPSDILAGAKVSLEEFMRCSNPDQSTSESHTEHTVGFQQAWKPPPHDHIKVNWDAAISKQNNSIGLGMVARDSKGDFMGARCMVFLQRTEACMAEALAAIWAVKFCKEVGFFEVILEGDAAQVVNDINSPLPHLAKTGHITESIVQELQGFRSAKFVHVKRECNNVAHTLARLAVEQNLSDVWLEEPPNCIADLIVRERLCL, translated from the coding sequence ATGGAATTGATGGTGATAACGGCTAGAAGGTTGTGGTTGAGAAGaaactcttttatttttgaaggagTCTTTTCTTCCCCATCTGACATACTTGCAGGAGCAAAAGTGTCTCTAGAGGAATTTATGCGGTGCTCAAATCCAGATCAGTCTACATCTGAGTCACATACGGAGCATACAGTGGGGTTTCAACAAGCTTGGAAGCCCCCTCCACATGATCATATAAAAGTCAATTGGGATGCAGCCATCAGTAAACAAAATAACTCTATTGGGCTTGGTATGGTTGCAAGAGATAGCAAGGGGGATTTTATGGGGGCACGTTGCATGGTATTTCTTCAGAGAACGGAAGCATGTATGGCTGAAGCTTTGGCAGCAATCTGGGCAGTCAAGTTTTGCAAAGAGGTTGGCTTCTTTGAGGTGATATTGGAAGGAGATGCAGCACAGGTAGTGAATGACATAAATTCACCTCTTCCTCATCTAGCTAAAACTGGTCATATCACAGAAAGCATAGTACAAGAGCTTCAAGGTTTTAGATCTGCCAAATTTGTTCACGTGAAAAGGGAGTGTAATAATGTAGCTCATACTTTGGCTAGATTGGCAGTGGAGCAAAATCTCTCAGATGTCTGGCTAGAGGAACCTCCGAACTGTATTGCAGATCTTATTGTTAGGGAACGTTTGTGTCTCTAG